One Paralichthys olivaceus isolate ysfri-2021 chromosome 8, ASM2471397v2, whole genome shotgun sequence genomic region harbors:
- the add3a gene encoding adducin 3 (gamma) a isoform X3: protein MSADSHQEVVTTPPPPGRGTKERYFDRVNVNDPEYIRARNMSPDLRQDFNVLEQKKRVTQILQSPAFKEELEGLIHEQQKKGNNPSGLLALRQIADFFMTSSVAGFNSSPLSLGAVTPINDMYGVESTTMVKGEKLTRCKLASLYRLVDLFNWSHFTNTYITARVSKEQDHILISPRGLSYAEASASNLVKVNIIGDVIEQGSTNLRVDPAGFSPHAAIYSMRPDIRCIVHVHTPATAAVSSMKCGILPISQEALILGDIAYYDYQGSLDDQEDRRDLQKALGPTTKVLVLRNHGVVALGENVEEAFNKVYTVHYACEIQVNAISCAGGVDNLILLDQEKYKSRTADISTAGDINMVSEIRWKAGELEFEALMRMLDNLGYRTGYAYRHPIIREKPRHKSDVEIPATVTAFLFEEDGDCATRLPFKFLQQRQQREKTRWLNSPNSYTKVNVEGGEERYNSRTTTWMKAEETGTPIRIEDPNQFVPLNTDPSEVLLKRNKIREQNRFDVMTSGPRSQHLAGIPVDAPRQDLVQIKVLPYVPTEEEQMAPLPPNPFSELLEKDQEEYRKNAERRQLGLSENHAGLMNGKDNHRDADEELTKRVSQLTTSVESVEITVRSGEKIEEALSPESSPSKSPNTKKKKKFRTPSFLKKNKKKTEA from the exons GCCTTCAAGGAGGAGTTGGAGGGTCTGATCCATGAGCAGCAGAAGAAGGGGAACAACCCAAGCGGCCTGCTCGCCCTCAGACAGATTGCAGACTTCTTCATGACCAGCTCAGTGGCTGGTTTCAACAGCTCCCCCCTCA GTCTGGGGGCGGTCACTCCCATCAACGACATGTACGGAGTGGAATCCACCACGATGGTGAAAGGCGAGAAGCTGACGCGCTGTAAACTGGCCAGCCTCTACAGACTGGTGGACCTGTTCAACTGGTCGCACTTCACTAACACTTACATCACG gcCCGAGTCAGTAAAGAGCAAGACCACATCCTTATCAGCCCCAGAGGTCTGTCATACGCTGAGGCATCTGCATCAAACCTG GTGAAGGTCAACATCATCGGGGATGTGATCGAGCAGGGCTCCACCAACCTGAGGGTCGACCCTGCAGGGTTCAGCCCCCACGCCGCCATCTACTCAATGCGTCCAGACATACGCTGCATCGTACATGTGCACACTCCTGCCACGGCTGCC GTGTCATCTATGAAGTGCGGAATCCTGCCCATTTCCCAGGAGGCATTGATCCTGGGTGACATAGCGTACTACGACTACCAGGGCAGCCTGGACGACCAGGAGGACCGCAGAGACCTGCAGAAGGCCCTGGGGCCGACAACAAAG gtgttGGTGCTGAGGAATCATGGTGTGGTTGCTCTTGGGGAAAACGTCGAAGAGGCATTTAATAAAGTCTACACTGTCCACTATGCTTGCGAAatccag GTGAACGCCATCTCGTGTGCCGGCGGCGTGGACAACCTGATCTTGCTGGACCAGGAGAAGTACAAATCACGAACGGCCGACATATCCACAGCAGGTGACATCAACATGGTGAGCGAGATCAGGTGGAAGGCCGGGGAGCTGGAGTTTGAGGCTCTGATGAGGATGCTGGATAACCTG GGCTACCGGACGGGTTACGCCTACAGACACCCCATCATCCGGGAGAAGCCGAGACACAAGAGCGATGTGGAGATCCCTGCCACCGTCACTGCGTTTTTGTTCGAGGAGGATGGGGACTGTGCCACGCGCCTGCCCTTCAAGTTTttgcagcagcggcagcagagggagaagaCGCGCTGGCTCAACTCGCCGAACAGCTACACCAAGGTCAATGTGGAGGGCGGCGAGGAGCGCTACAATAGCCGGACAACCACg TGGATGAAGGCGGAAGAGACAGGAACCCCGATCAGGATCGAGGACCCCAATCAGTTTGTCCCTCTCAACACAGACCCCAGTGAGGTTCTGCTGAAGAGGAACAAA ATCAGAGAGCAGAACCGGTTTGATGTGATGACGTCAGGTCCACGCTCTCAGCACCTCGCAGGAATCCCTGTCGACGCACCACGACAG GATCTGGTGCAGATTAAAGTTCTG CCATACGTGcccacagaggaggagcagatggCTCCCCTGCCTCCCAACCCCTTCAGTGAGCTGCTGGAGAAGGACCAGGAGGAGTACCGCAAGAACGCAGAGAGGAGGCAACTGGGACTCAGTG AGAACCACGCGGGCCTGATGAACGGCAAAGACAACCACAGGGACGCGGACGAGGAGCTAACCAAGCGCGTCAGCCAGCTGACCACCAGCGTGGAGAGCGTGGAAATAACAGTGCGCTCCGGCGAGAAGATCGAGGAGGCGCTGTCTCCCGAGAGCTCGCCCTCCAAATCCCCCAacaccaagaagaagaagaagttccgCACCCCTTCCTTcctgaagaagaacaaaaagaagacGGAAGCCTGA
- the add3a gene encoding adducin 3 (gamma) a isoform X1 translates to MSADSHQEVVTTPPPPGRGTKERYFDRVNVNDPEYIRARNMSPDLRQDFNVLEQKKRVTQILQSPAFKEELEGLIHEQQKKGNNPSGLLALRQIADFFMTSSVAGFNSSPLSLGAVTPINDMYGVESTTMVKGEKLTRCKLASLYRLVDLFNWSHFTNTYITARVSKEQDHILISPRGLSYAEASASNLVKVNIIGDVIEQGSTNLRVDPAGFSPHAAIYSMRPDIRCIVHVHTPATAAVSSMKCGILPISQEALILGDIAYYDYQGSLDDQEDRRDLQKALGPTTKVLVLRNHGVVALGENVEEAFNKVYTVHYACEIQVNAISCAGGVDNLILLDQEKYKSRTADISTAGDINMVSEIRWKAGELEFEALMRMLDNLGYRTGYAYRHPIIREKPRHKSDVEIPATVTAFLFEEDGDCATRLPFKFLQQRQQREKTRWLNSPNSYTKVNVEGGEERYNSRTTTWMKAEETGTPIRIEDPNQFVPLNTDPSEVLLKRNKIREQNRFDVMTSGPRSQHLAGIPVDAPRQDLVQIKVLPYVPTEEEQMAPLPPNPFSELLEKDQEEYRKNAERRQLGLSDGEHELTSDDGSTLSQSLSLTQSPQSTPAKEENHAGLMNGKDNHRDADEELTKRVSQLTTSVESVEITVRSGEKIEEALSPESSPSKSPNTKKKKKFRTPSFLKKNKKKTEA, encoded by the exons GCCTTCAAGGAGGAGTTGGAGGGTCTGATCCATGAGCAGCAGAAGAAGGGGAACAACCCAAGCGGCCTGCTCGCCCTCAGACAGATTGCAGACTTCTTCATGACCAGCTCAGTGGCTGGTTTCAACAGCTCCCCCCTCA GTCTGGGGGCGGTCACTCCCATCAACGACATGTACGGAGTGGAATCCACCACGATGGTGAAAGGCGAGAAGCTGACGCGCTGTAAACTGGCCAGCCTCTACAGACTGGTGGACCTGTTCAACTGGTCGCACTTCACTAACACTTACATCACG gcCCGAGTCAGTAAAGAGCAAGACCACATCCTTATCAGCCCCAGAGGTCTGTCATACGCTGAGGCATCTGCATCAAACCTG GTGAAGGTCAACATCATCGGGGATGTGATCGAGCAGGGCTCCACCAACCTGAGGGTCGACCCTGCAGGGTTCAGCCCCCACGCCGCCATCTACTCAATGCGTCCAGACATACGCTGCATCGTACATGTGCACACTCCTGCCACGGCTGCC GTGTCATCTATGAAGTGCGGAATCCTGCCCATTTCCCAGGAGGCATTGATCCTGGGTGACATAGCGTACTACGACTACCAGGGCAGCCTGGACGACCAGGAGGACCGCAGAGACCTGCAGAAGGCCCTGGGGCCGACAACAAAG gtgttGGTGCTGAGGAATCATGGTGTGGTTGCTCTTGGGGAAAACGTCGAAGAGGCATTTAATAAAGTCTACACTGTCCACTATGCTTGCGAAatccag GTGAACGCCATCTCGTGTGCCGGCGGCGTGGACAACCTGATCTTGCTGGACCAGGAGAAGTACAAATCACGAACGGCCGACATATCCACAGCAGGTGACATCAACATGGTGAGCGAGATCAGGTGGAAGGCCGGGGAGCTGGAGTTTGAGGCTCTGATGAGGATGCTGGATAACCTG GGCTACCGGACGGGTTACGCCTACAGACACCCCATCATCCGGGAGAAGCCGAGACACAAGAGCGATGTGGAGATCCCTGCCACCGTCACTGCGTTTTTGTTCGAGGAGGATGGGGACTGTGCCACGCGCCTGCCCTTCAAGTTTttgcagcagcggcagcagagggagaagaCGCGCTGGCTCAACTCGCCGAACAGCTACACCAAGGTCAATGTGGAGGGCGGCGAGGAGCGCTACAATAGCCGGACAACCACg TGGATGAAGGCGGAAGAGACAGGAACCCCGATCAGGATCGAGGACCCCAATCAGTTTGTCCCTCTCAACACAGACCCCAGTGAGGTTCTGCTGAAGAGGAACAAA ATCAGAGAGCAGAACCGGTTTGATGTGATGACGTCAGGTCCACGCTCTCAGCACCTCGCAGGAATCCCTGTCGACGCACCACGACAG GATCTGGTGCAGATTAAAGTTCTG CCATACGTGcccacagaggaggagcagatggCTCCCCTGCCTCCCAACCCCTTCAGTGAGCTGCTGGAGAAGGACCAGGAGGAGTACCGCAAGAACGCAGAGAGGAGGCAACTGGGACTCAGTG ATGGCGAGCACGAGCTAACCTCCGACGACGGCTCcactctctctcagtctctgtctctcacccaGTCCCCGCAAAGCACTCCGGCTAAAGAAG AGAACCACGCGGGCCTGATGAACGGCAAAGACAACCACAGGGACGCGGACGAGGAGCTAACCAAGCGCGTCAGCCAGCTGACCACCAGCGTGGAGAGCGTGGAAATAACAGTGCGCTCCGGCGAGAAGATCGAGGAGGCGCTGTCTCCCGAGAGCTCGCCCTCCAAATCCCCCAacaccaagaagaagaagaagttccgCACCCCTTCCTTcctgaagaagaacaaaaagaagacGGAAGCCTGA
- the add3a gene encoding adducin 3 (gamma) a isoform X4, translated as MSADSHQEVVTTPPPPGRGTKERYFDRVNVNDPEYIRARNMSPDLRQDFNVLEQKKRVTQILQSPAFKEELEGLIHEQQKKGNNPSGLLALRQIADFFMTSSVAGFNSSPLSLGAVTPINDMYGVESTTMVKGEKLTRCKLASLYRLVDLFNWSHFTNTYITARVSKEQDHILISPRGLSYAEASASNLVKVNIIGDVIEQGSTNLRVDPAGFSPHAAIYSMRPDIRCIVHVHTPATAAVSSMKCGILPISQEALILGDIAYYDYQGSLDDQEDRRDLQKALGPTTKVLVLRNHGVVALGENVEEAFNKVYTVHYACEIQVNAISCAGGVDNLILLDQEKYKSRTADISTAGDINMVSEIRWKAGELEFEALMRMLDNLGYRTGYAYRHPIIREKPRHKSDVEIPATVTAFLFEEDGDCATRLPFKFLQQRQQREKTRWLNSPNSYTKVNVEGGEERYNSRTTTWMKAEETGTPIRIEDPNQFVPLNTDPSEVLLKRNKIREQNRFDVMTSGPRSQHLAGIPVDAPRQPYVPTEEEQMAPLPPNPFSELLEKDQEEYRKNAERRQLGLSENHAGLMNGKDNHRDADEELTKRVSQLTTSVESVEITVRSGEKIEEALSPESSPSKSPNTKKKKKFRTPSFLKKNKKKTEA; from the exons GCCTTCAAGGAGGAGTTGGAGGGTCTGATCCATGAGCAGCAGAAGAAGGGGAACAACCCAAGCGGCCTGCTCGCCCTCAGACAGATTGCAGACTTCTTCATGACCAGCTCAGTGGCTGGTTTCAACAGCTCCCCCCTCA GTCTGGGGGCGGTCACTCCCATCAACGACATGTACGGAGTGGAATCCACCACGATGGTGAAAGGCGAGAAGCTGACGCGCTGTAAACTGGCCAGCCTCTACAGACTGGTGGACCTGTTCAACTGGTCGCACTTCACTAACACTTACATCACG gcCCGAGTCAGTAAAGAGCAAGACCACATCCTTATCAGCCCCAGAGGTCTGTCATACGCTGAGGCATCTGCATCAAACCTG GTGAAGGTCAACATCATCGGGGATGTGATCGAGCAGGGCTCCACCAACCTGAGGGTCGACCCTGCAGGGTTCAGCCCCCACGCCGCCATCTACTCAATGCGTCCAGACATACGCTGCATCGTACATGTGCACACTCCTGCCACGGCTGCC GTGTCATCTATGAAGTGCGGAATCCTGCCCATTTCCCAGGAGGCATTGATCCTGGGTGACATAGCGTACTACGACTACCAGGGCAGCCTGGACGACCAGGAGGACCGCAGAGACCTGCAGAAGGCCCTGGGGCCGACAACAAAG gtgttGGTGCTGAGGAATCATGGTGTGGTTGCTCTTGGGGAAAACGTCGAAGAGGCATTTAATAAAGTCTACACTGTCCACTATGCTTGCGAAatccag GTGAACGCCATCTCGTGTGCCGGCGGCGTGGACAACCTGATCTTGCTGGACCAGGAGAAGTACAAATCACGAACGGCCGACATATCCACAGCAGGTGACATCAACATGGTGAGCGAGATCAGGTGGAAGGCCGGGGAGCTGGAGTTTGAGGCTCTGATGAGGATGCTGGATAACCTG GGCTACCGGACGGGTTACGCCTACAGACACCCCATCATCCGGGAGAAGCCGAGACACAAGAGCGATGTGGAGATCCCTGCCACCGTCACTGCGTTTTTGTTCGAGGAGGATGGGGACTGTGCCACGCGCCTGCCCTTCAAGTTTttgcagcagcggcagcagagggagaagaCGCGCTGGCTCAACTCGCCGAACAGCTACACCAAGGTCAATGTGGAGGGCGGCGAGGAGCGCTACAATAGCCGGACAACCACg TGGATGAAGGCGGAAGAGACAGGAACCCCGATCAGGATCGAGGACCCCAATCAGTTTGTCCCTCTCAACACAGACCCCAGTGAGGTTCTGCTGAAGAGGAACAAA ATCAGAGAGCAGAACCGGTTTGATGTGATGACGTCAGGTCCACGCTCTCAGCACCTCGCAGGAATCCCTGTCGACGCACCACGACAG CCATACGTGcccacagaggaggagcagatggCTCCCCTGCCTCCCAACCCCTTCAGTGAGCTGCTGGAGAAGGACCAGGAGGAGTACCGCAAGAACGCAGAGAGGAGGCAACTGGGACTCAGTG AGAACCACGCGGGCCTGATGAACGGCAAAGACAACCACAGGGACGCGGACGAGGAGCTAACCAAGCGCGTCAGCCAGCTGACCACCAGCGTGGAGAGCGTGGAAATAACAGTGCGCTCCGGCGAGAAGATCGAGGAGGCGCTGTCTCCCGAGAGCTCGCCCTCCAAATCCCCCAacaccaagaagaagaagaagttccgCACCCCTTCCTTcctgaagaagaacaaaaagaagacGGAAGCCTGA
- the add3a gene encoding adducin 3 (gamma) a isoform X2 produces the protein MSADSHQEVVTTPPPPGRGTKERYFDRVNVNDPEYIRARNMSPDLRQDFNVLEQKKRVTQILQSPAFKEELEGLIHEQQKKGNNPSGLLALRQIADFFMTSSVAGFNSSPLSLGAVTPINDMYGVESTTMVKGEKLTRCKLASLYRLVDLFNWSHFTNTYITARVSKEQDHILISPRGLSYAEASASNLVKVNIIGDVIEQGSTNLRVDPAGFSPHAAIYSMRPDIRCIVHVHTPATAAVSSMKCGILPISQEALILGDIAYYDYQGSLDDQEDRRDLQKALGPTTKVLVLRNHGVVALGENVEEAFNKVYTVHYACEIQVNAISCAGGVDNLILLDQEKYKSRTADISTAGDINMVSEIRWKAGELEFEALMRMLDNLGYRTGYAYRHPIIREKPRHKSDVEIPATVTAFLFEEDGDCATRLPFKFLQQRQQREKTRWLNSPNSYTKVNVEGGEERYNSRTTTWMKAEETGTPIRIEDPNQFVPLNTDPSEVLLKRNKIREQNRFDVMTSGPRSQHLAGIPVDAPRQPYVPTEEEQMAPLPPNPFSELLEKDQEEYRKNAERRQLGLSDGEHELTSDDGSTLSQSLSLTQSPQSTPAKEENHAGLMNGKDNHRDADEELTKRVSQLTTSVESVEITVRSGEKIEEALSPESSPSKSPNTKKKKKFRTPSFLKKNKKKTEA, from the exons GCCTTCAAGGAGGAGTTGGAGGGTCTGATCCATGAGCAGCAGAAGAAGGGGAACAACCCAAGCGGCCTGCTCGCCCTCAGACAGATTGCAGACTTCTTCATGACCAGCTCAGTGGCTGGTTTCAACAGCTCCCCCCTCA GTCTGGGGGCGGTCACTCCCATCAACGACATGTACGGAGTGGAATCCACCACGATGGTGAAAGGCGAGAAGCTGACGCGCTGTAAACTGGCCAGCCTCTACAGACTGGTGGACCTGTTCAACTGGTCGCACTTCACTAACACTTACATCACG gcCCGAGTCAGTAAAGAGCAAGACCACATCCTTATCAGCCCCAGAGGTCTGTCATACGCTGAGGCATCTGCATCAAACCTG GTGAAGGTCAACATCATCGGGGATGTGATCGAGCAGGGCTCCACCAACCTGAGGGTCGACCCTGCAGGGTTCAGCCCCCACGCCGCCATCTACTCAATGCGTCCAGACATACGCTGCATCGTACATGTGCACACTCCTGCCACGGCTGCC GTGTCATCTATGAAGTGCGGAATCCTGCCCATTTCCCAGGAGGCATTGATCCTGGGTGACATAGCGTACTACGACTACCAGGGCAGCCTGGACGACCAGGAGGACCGCAGAGACCTGCAGAAGGCCCTGGGGCCGACAACAAAG gtgttGGTGCTGAGGAATCATGGTGTGGTTGCTCTTGGGGAAAACGTCGAAGAGGCATTTAATAAAGTCTACACTGTCCACTATGCTTGCGAAatccag GTGAACGCCATCTCGTGTGCCGGCGGCGTGGACAACCTGATCTTGCTGGACCAGGAGAAGTACAAATCACGAACGGCCGACATATCCACAGCAGGTGACATCAACATGGTGAGCGAGATCAGGTGGAAGGCCGGGGAGCTGGAGTTTGAGGCTCTGATGAGGATGCTGGATAACCTG GGCTACCGGACGGGTTACGCCTACAGACACCCCATCATCCGGGAGAAGCCGAGACACAAGAGCGATGTGGAGATCCCTGCCACCGTCACTGCGTTTTTGTTCGAGGAGGATGGGGACTGTGCCACGCGCCTGCCCTTCAAGTTTttgcagcagcggcagcagagggagaagaCGCGCTGGCTCAACTCGCCGAACAGCTACACCAAGGTCAATGTGGAGGGCGGCGAGGAGCGCTACAATAGCCGGACAACCACg TGGATGAAGGCGGAAGAGACAGGAACCCCGATCAGGATCGAGGACCCCAATCAGTTTGTCCCTCTCAACACAGACCCCAGTGAGGTTCTGCTGAAGAGGAACAAA ATCAGAGAGCAGAACCGGTTTGATGTGATGACGTCAGGTCCACGCTCTCAGCACCTCGCAGGAATCCCTGTCGACGCACCACGACAG CCATACGTGcccacagaggaggagcagatggCTCCCCTGCCTCCCAACCCCTTCAGTGAGCTGCTGGAGAAGGACCAGGAGGAGTACCGCAAGAACGCAGAGAGGAGGCAACTGGGACTCAGTG ATGGCGAGCACGAGCTAACCTCCGACGACGGCTCcactctctctcagtctctgtctctcacccaGTCCCCGCAAAGCACTCCGGCTAAAGAAG AGAACCACGCGGGCCTGATGAACGGCAAAGACAACCACAGGGACGCGGACGAGGAGCTAACCAAGCGCGTCAGCCAGCTGACCACCAGCGTGGAGAGCGTGGAAATAACAGTGCGCTCCGGCGAGAAGATCGAGGAGGCGCTGTCTCCCGAGAGCTCGCCCTCCAAATCCCCCAacaccaagaagaagaagaagttccgCACCCCTTCCTTcctgaagaagaacaaaaagaagacGGAAGCCTGA